The Pelmatolapia mariae isolate MD_Pm_ZW linkage group LG10_11, Pm_UMD_F_2, whole genome shotgun sequence genome includes a region encoding these proteins:
- the rundc3b gene encoding RUN domain-containing protein 3B isoform X1 produces the protein MASLGVGLHPVRKRVAGRSAVVERKNLLTVCRFSVKTLLDRSCFETIDDSSPEFINFVSILEHILSHRLKGQMSWFGYETPRSFWDYIKAACSKVPHNCIRSIESMENVRSSRAKGRAWIRVVLMEKRLSEYITFALRDFRTSRRFYEDGAIMLGEEAGLLADTLIGLNTIDFSFCLKGEGLDGSCPAVIDYTPYLKFTQSADSISSDEEEMRTLGSSGSESSTPDKTATAASIFTEQSNLVSKCKRFEQKYRMALEQKGYLEELVRLREAQLSEAVSQNKALQQSLADTHLSHTLEKEQLEYIILELQDQLTVLKNNDLRSRQELTAHLTNQWPSPDAMDANAVALDTLLYRKTTGQWEEKSFQSLEQLSADMSISQNSLEPSHTLSLEARSANSKWTHQGKEETPSLRGLCGSLTSVTSYKSLASLRSNECLASPTTEISSPGFTPS, from the exons ATGGCGTCGCTCGGCGTGGGTCTCCATCCCGTCCGCAAGCGCGTTGCAGGCAGGAGTGCCGTGGTGGAGAGGAAAAACCTGCTGACCGTGTGCAG GTTTTCAGTGAAGACTCTGCTGGACCGCTCCTGTTTCGAGACCATAGATGACTCATCTCCAGAGTTCATTAACTTTGTTTCCATCCTGGAGCACATCCTCAGCCATCGACTCAAAG gtCAGATGTCTTGGTTCGGCTACGAGACTCCTCGGAGTTTCTGGGATTACATAAAAGCTGCCTGCAGTAAAGTACCTCATAACTGCATCCGAAGCATTGAGAGCATGGAAAATGTGCGATCATCTAGAGCGAAG gGCAGGGCGTGGATCAGAGTCGTCCTGATGGAGAAAAGACTTTCAGAGTACATCACATTTGCACTGAGGGACTTCAGAACCAGCAG GAGGTTTTATGAGGACGGAGCGATCATGCTGGGAGAGGAAGCTGGGCTGTTAGCCGACACGCTCATCGGACTCAACACCATCGACTTCAG CTTCTGTCTGAAAGGTGAGGGTCTGGATGGCAGCTGCCCTGCCGTGATTGACTACACGCCTTACTTGAAGTTCACTCAGAG CGCAGACAGCATCAGCAGTGACGAGGAGGAGATGAGGACTCTGGGGAGCAGTGGCAGTGAGAGCAGCACACCTGACAAAACAGCCACGGCTGCCTCCATCTTTACTGAGCAGAGCAACCTGGTCAGCAAGTGCAAACGCTTCGAGCAGAAGTATCGCATGGCACTGGAACAAAAG GGCTACCTGGAAGAGCTTGTCCGTCTACGAGAAGCCCAGCTGTcagaagctgtgtcccaaaacaaAGCCCTTCAGCAGAGCCTGGCAGACACACACCTCTCCCACACACTGGAGAAAGAACAGCTTGAGTATATCATATTGGAACTACAGGACCAATT GACAGTGCTTAAGAACAATGACTTGCGATCTAGACAAGAGTTAACAGCTCATCTGACCAATCAGTGGCCATCTCCCGATGCCATGGATGCCAATGCTGTTGCCTTGGATACGCTGCTGTACAGGAAGACTACAGGACAGTGGGAGGA GAAGAGTTTCCAGAGTCTGGAGCAGCTCTCTGCAGACATGAGCATTTCCCAGAATTCTCTCGAACCGTCCCACACGCTGAGTCTGGAGGCCAGGTCGGCCAACTCAAAGTGGACTCACCAAG GCAAAGAAGAAACTCCttctctaagaggtctgtgtgGCTCCCTGACCTCAGTCACCAGCTACAAGTCTCTGGCCAGCCTGAGGTCGAATGAATGTTTGGCCAGTCCTACAACAGAGATCAGCAGCCCAGGTTTCACTCCTTCATAG
- the rundc3b gene encoding RUN domain-containing protein 3B isoform X2 has protein sequence MSWFGYETPRSFWDYIKAACSKVPHNCIRSIESMENVRSSRAKGRAWIRVVLMEKRLSEYITFALRDFRTSRRFYEDGAIMLGEEAGLLADTLIGLNTIDFSFCLKGEGLDGSCPAVIDYTPYLKFTQSADSISSDEEEMRTLGSSGSESSTPDKTATAASIFTEQSNLVSKCKRFEQKYRMALEQKGYLEELVRLREAQLSEAVSQNKALQQSLADTHLSHTLEKEQLEYIILELQDQLTVLKNNDLRSRQELTAHLTNQWPSPDAMDANAVALDTLLYRKTTGQWEEKSFQSLEQLSADMSISQNSLEPSHTLSLEARSANSKWTHQGKEETPSLRGLCGSLTSVTSYKSLASLRSNECLASPTTEISSPGFTPS, from the exons ATGTCTTGGTTCGGCTACGAGACTCCTCGGAGTTTCTGGGATTACATAAAAGCTGCCTGCAGTAAAGTACCTCATAACTGCATCCGAAGCATTGAGAGCATGGAAAATGTGCGATCATCTAGAGCGAAG gGCAGGGCGTGGATCAGAGTCGTCCTGATGGAGAAAAGACTTTCAGAGTACATCACATTTGCACTGAGGGACTTCAGAACCAGCAG GAGGTTTTATGAGGACGGAGCGATCATGCTGGGAGAGGAAGCTGGGCTGTTAGCCGACACGCTCATCGGACTCAACACCATCGACTTCAG CTTCTGTCTGAAAGGTGAGGGTCTGGATGGCAGCTGCCCTGCCGTGATTGACTACACGCCTTACTTGAAGTTCACTCAGAG CGCAGACAGCATCAGCAGTGACGAGGAGGAGATGAGGACTCTGGGGAGCAGTGGCAGTGAGAGCAGCACACCTGACAAAACAGCCACGGCTGCCTCCATCTTTACTGAGCAGAGCAACCTGGTCAGCAAGTGCAAACGCTTCGAGCAGAAGTATCGCATGGCACTGGAACAAAAG GGCTACCTGGAAGAGCTTGTCCGTCTACGAGAAGCCCAGCTGTcagaagctgtgtcccaaaacaaAGCCCTTCAGCAGAGCCTGGCAGACACACACCTCTCCCACACACTGGAGAAAGAACAGCTTGAGTATATCATATTGGAACTACAGGACCAATT GACAGTGCTTAAGAACAATGACTTGCGATCTAGACAAGAGTTAACAGCTCATCTGACCAATCAGTGGCCATCTCCCGATGCCATGGATGCCAATGCTGTTGCCTTGGATACGCTGCTGTACAGGAAGACTACAGGACAGTGGGAGGA GAAGAGTTTCCAGAGTCTGGAGCAGCTCTCTGCAGACATGAGCATTTCCCAGAATTCTCTCGAACCGTCCCACACGCTGAGTCTGGAGGCCAGGTCGGCCAACTCAAAGTGGACTCACCAAG GCAAAGAAGAAACTCCttctctaagaggtctgtgtgGCTCCCTGACCTCAGTCACCAGCTACAAGTCTCTGGCCAGCCTGAGGTCGAATGAATGTTTGGCCAGTCCTACAACAGAGATCAGCAGCCCAGGTTTCACTCCTTCATAG
- the slc25a40 gene encoding probable mitochondrial glutathione transporter SLC25A40, with the protein MNNESSAPPATGAITPLQQMVASCSGAILTSLFVTPLDVVKIRLQAQKNPFPKGKCFVYCNGLMDHICICENGNSKAWYKAPGHFSGTLDAFVNIVRREGIRSLWSGLPPTLVMAVPATVIYFTCYDQLCAALRERMGEYAQVAPLLAGATARVGSVTVISPLELIRTKLQSQKQSYRELTQCIRSAVAKEGWLSLWRGLGPTLLRDVPFSAMYWYNYEMGKNWLCGLSNITEPTLTITFISGAVSGSIASIVTLPFDVVKTRRQVELGELQAKNLPGQASSTFCVMCRIVAEDGFRGLFAGFLPRLIKVAPACAIMISTYEFGKAFFRKRNKERTHGPLQTNP; encoded by the exons ATGAATAATGAAAGTTCTGCTCCTCCTGCCACCGGCGCCATTACTCCCCTCCAACAGATGGTGGCGTCCTGCTCCGGCGCCATCCTTACTTCGCTGTTTG ttacaCCTCTGGATGTTGTGAAGATCAGGCTACAAGCACAGAAAAATCCCTTTCCCAAAG GCAAATGCTTTGTCTACTGCAATGGACTTATGGACCACATATGTATATGTGAAAATGGGAATTCCAAGGCCTGGTACAAAGCTCCGGGTCACTTCAGTGGGACGCTG GATGCATTTGTCAACATAGTACGGCGTGAGGGAATCAGGTCATTATGGAGCGGTCTGCCTCCAACACT TGTGATGGCAGTCCCAGCGACAGTGATCTACTTCACATGTTACGACCAGCTCTGTGCAGCACTGAGGGAAAGGATGGGAGAATATGCTCAGGTGGCTCCTCTCCTTGCAGGAGCTACTGCTAGAG TGGGTTCGGTGACAGTGATCAGTCCTCTGGAGTTGATCCGCACTAAACTGCAGTCTCAGAAGCAGTCGTACAGGGAGCTGACCCAGTGCATCCGTTCAGCAGTGGCCAAAGAGGGCTGGCTGTCTCTGTGGAGGGGTTTGGGGCCCACACTTCTCCGAGACGTTCCCTTCTCGGCCATGTACTGGTACAACTATGAGATGGGCAAGAACTGGCTGTGTGGCTTGTCTAACATCACAGAACCCACGCTGACCATCACCTTCATATCCGGAGCTGTTTCAGGATCT attGCATCTATTGTAACTTTGCCTTTTGATGTCGTCAAAACAAGAAGACAGGTGGAGCTTGGAGAGCTGCAAGCAAAGAACT TGCCAGGTCAGGCCTCCTCCACCTTCTGTGTGATGTGCAGGATTGTGGCAGAGGACGGGTTTAGAGGGCTGTTTGCAG GTTTTCTCCCCAGGCTGATAAAAGTGGCTCCAGCCTGTGCCATCATGATCAGCACTTATGAGTTTGGAAAGGCCTTTTTCCGGAAACGCAACAAAGAGAGGACACATGGACCACTGCAGACCAACCCCTGA
- the dbf4 gene encoding protein DBF4 homolog A, which produces MKENKMKTKRNQRHPGPSWQGKGGHTSDKVTLSQAKRTSVPTQVKPFAGKVFYLDLPSNRVAETLESDIKQLGGTVEKFFSKDIKYLVSNKREARYVNCLRQDSPVPSPDSGPSSPYPCSNPHRPGSHGDIKSRSQGQTDTFVTSRGKSLVERVVKEQERIQVNKILSNALEWGVKILYVDDLIAYVHKKKKIIKSSVPAATAAKLCDKADSAAKQGLEKCKGGQIGKPFIKVEDSSRHYRPIYLTMPNMPEFNLKITAPCSPFCPEEKDPPANKQRGQRGVKASDSEERAHGRKKNREKKRGGYCECCMIKYNQLTMHLQSESHRAFSKSDEYLLVDRLISTLNHNFMHIKGAKLKRPKCSVSCVLIAPGPCRKPELRYKGDPSETVQELEPWTVDVNEELNSRQDIKIASVSASAELIDREGDQRNCYTYSDRSRHKLLERKRVCRQNSHTSRTQKSNLPQSPQFESEEAPSRGEFLPSLPTRYCQDDLLDQIPHEDINSSTLHVDNMNIQNNLASKSLSFIENEQESDKKVTGKNDSGKKEGCLPTESCSPVQKIQRRIKVNKHKRRKLDTNVEHVEPCDVSDNSLLKLWELFQSSDDMDVEFHGFEDKK; this is translated from the exons ATGAAAGAGaataaaatgaagacaaaacgCAATCAGAGGCATCCGGGACCCAGCTGGCAAG GAAAAGGTGGACATACTAGTGACAAGGTGACGCTGAGTCAGGCAAAACGTACATCAGTTCCCACACAAGTCAAGCCTTTTGCTGGAAAAGTGTTTTACCTGGACCTGCCATCAAACAGAGTCGCAGAAACGTTGGAGAGTGACATCAAACAGCTTGGAGGG ACTGTGGAGAAGTTCTTCAGTAAGGACATCAAGTATCTGGTATCTAACAAGCGGGAGGCTAGATATGTGAACTGCCTCAGACAGGACTCTCCTGTTCCCAGCCCAGACTCTGGACCGAGTTCGCCGTATCCTTGTTCAAACCCACACCGGCCTGGCAGCCATGGCGACATCAAGAGCAGATCTCAAGGACAAACCGACACA tttgttaCAAGCCGAGGGAAGTCTCTGGTGGAGAGAGTAGTGAAAGAGCAG gaaAGGATTCAAGTAAACAAGATCCTGTCAAATGCTCTGGAGTGGGGTGTGAAAATCCTATATGTAGATg ATTTAATAGCATATgttcataagaaaaaaaagatcatcaAAAGCTCAGTTCCTGCAGCCACTGCGGCCAAATTATGT gacaaagctgattctgcagCAAAGCAAGGCCTAGAGAAATGCAAAG GCGGGCAGATTGGTAAACCTTTCATCAAGGTTGAGGATTCAAGTAG GCACTACCGTCCAATCTACCTCACAATGCCAAACATGCCTGAGTTCAACCTGAAAATCACTGCTCCCTGTAGTCCGTTCTGTCCTGAGGAGAAGGACCCTCCTGCAAACAAACAGCGGGGACAAAG AGGTGTGAAAGCCTCAGACAGTGAGGAGAGAGCTCATGGACGAAAGaagaacagagaaaagaaaCGAGGCGGCTACTGCGAGTGCTGTATGATCAAATACAACCAGCTCACGATG CATCTGCAGAGTGAGAGTCACAGGGCTTTCTCTAAGAGTGATGAGTACTTGCTGGTGGACAGATTGATTTCAACCTTGAACCACAACTTCATGCACATTAAAGGAGCTAAACTCAAAag ACCAAAGTGCAGTGTTTCCTGTGTTCTGATTGCTCCTGGACCATGTAGAAAACCTGAACTAAGGTACAAGGGAGATCCTTCAGAGACCGTTCAAGAATTGGAGCCATGGACTGTTGACGTGAACGAAGAATTAAATTCCAGACAGGATATAAAAATCGCGTCCGTGTCTGCCTCTGCTGAATTGATTGACAGAGAGGGCGACCAGAGGAACTGCTACACTTACTCAGACAGATCCAGGCACAAGTTGCTTGAACGTAAACGGGTGTGCAGACAGAATTCACACACTTCCCGCACCCAAAAATCTAATCTGCCTCAAAGTCCTCAGTTTGAGTCAGAAGAAGCCCCATCAAGAGGTGAATTTCTTCCCTCTTTGCCCACCAGATATTGCCAGGATGACCTGCTGGACCAGATACCTCATGAGGACATAAACAGCTCAACTTTGCACGTTGATAATATGAACATACAGAATAATTTGGCCTCAAAAAGCCTCAGTTTTATTGAAAATGAACAAGAGTCTGATAAGAAAGTGACTGGAAAAAATGACTCTGGAAAGAAAGAAGGATGCCTTCCTACAGAAAGCTGCTCTCCAGTCCAGAAAATTCAAAGGAGGATAAAAGTTAACAAGCACAAAAGACGAAAATTGGACACAAACGTCGAACATGTAGAGCCTTGCGATGTTTCTGATAACTCTTTATTGAAGCTCTGGGAGCTTTTCCAGTCCAGTGATGACATGGATGTGGAGTTTCACGGATTCGAGGACAAGAAATAG